Sequence from the Corallococcus sp. EGB genome:
GTGCAGGGAGATCTCCAGGTGGACCTGCGCGTGCTGCCGGACGAGGACTTCGCCACCGCGCTGCACCACTTCACCGGCTCCAAGGCGCACCACATCCGGCTGCGCAACCTGGGCCACGAGAAGGGCCTCAAGATTTCCGAGTGGGGCGTGCACCGCGAGGACGGCACCAAGGTCCCCGTCCCCGATGAGGCGGCGCTGTACCGGCTCCTGGACATGCAGGAGGTGCCGCCGGAGCTGCGCGAGGACAATGGCGAGGTGGAGGCCGCGCGGGCCGGGAAGCTGCCGGAGGACCTGGTGACGCTCGAGGACGTGCAGGGCGCGGTGCATGCGCACAGCACCTGGTCCGACGGCCGCAACACGCTGGAGGAGATGGCGCGCGCGGCCAAGGCGCTGGGGCTCAAGTACCTCACCGTCACCGAGCACAGCGAGGCGGCCATCCACGCGGGCGGCCTCAAGGTGGATGACCTCAAGCGGCAGTGGGAGGAGATCGACCGCGTGAACGCGGCGGTGCCCGGCATGCGGCTGCTCAAGGGCATCGAGGTGGACATCCTCGAATCAGGGGCGCTGGACTACGCGGACAGCGTGCTGGAGCAGCTGGAGGTCGTCATCGCCTCCATCCACGTGCGCCACTCCATGGACGAGGACCAGATGACGCGCCGGGTGCTGGCCGCGCTGGACAACCCGCACCTGCACATCCTGGGACACCCCACCGGCCGCCTCATCCAGAGCCGGGAGCCCTACGCCCTCCGAATGGAGGAGGTGCTGGAGCGCGCACGGGAGCGCGGGGTCGCGGTGGAGATCAACGGCAAGCCGGCGCGCCTGGACATCAAGTCCGAGTACGTGCGGCAGGCCGTGCGGCGAGGGGTGAAGCTGGTGGTGAGCTGCGACGCGCACCGCCAGGAGGACCTGAAGAACCTGGCCTTCGCGGTGGCCACGGCGCGGCGCGGCTGGGCGCGCAAGCAGGACATCCTCAACACCCGGTCCGCGGAGAGCTTCCTCGCCGCCCTGCGGGAGCGCTGATAGGCTCGCGGGCGCGAAGATGTTCCGCCCGCCCCTCCTCGTCCCCGCCCTCCTCTGCCTCCTCCTGGCCTGGCCCACCCCGGCCGGCGCCGAGCCTCGTCCGTCGCGCGCGGACCTCCAGCGCGTGCTGGAGCTGCACACCCGTTCGTCGGTGCGCGTGCGCGGGCCCCAGCACGCGGGCCCCGGCATCATCGTGGGAGCGGACGGCCAGGTGCTCACCGCCGCGTCGCACGTGGGCCCGGACTCCGCCCAGGTGGTGCATGAGGGCAACACCCTGACGGCGCGCGTGGTGCTCTCCAGCGCGGCGCTCCAGGTCGCGGTGGTGGCGGGCCCCCAGGGC
This genomic interval carries:
- the polX gene encoding DNA polymerase/3'-5' exonuclease PolX; translation: MTPDVTPSTAVLTDKAAVAQVLRDMSLLLQLQGQSGFRVRAYDIAADRIANLPQDLGAVVAEGRLQELQGIGPGLADKLTELVTTGRMTAFEELKARFPAGLLELMKLPDVGPKKVAALWSELQVGSVEDLERACRDGRVRELKGFGARSEAKLLDGIAVYRRARGERKLLGEALPIAEGLLELIRQAPGVVRASLGGSVRRRAETVADVDLIASAKEAGPVLDALANAPGVATVIGKGDSKCSVRMVQGDLQVDLRVLPDEDFATALHHFTGSKAHHIRLRNLGHEKGLKISEWGVHREDGTKVPVPDEAALYRLLDMQEVPPELREDNGEVEAARAGKLPEDLVTLEDVQGAVHAHSTWSDGRNTLEEMARAAKALGLKYLTVTEHSEAAIHAGGLKVDDLKRQWEEIDRVNAAVPGMRLLKGIEVDILESGALDYADSVLEQLEVVIASIHVRHSMDEDQMTRRVLAALDNPHLHILGHPTGRLIQSREPYALRMEEVLERARERGVAVEINGKPARLDIKSEYVRQAVRRGVKLVVSCDAHRQEDLKNLAFAVATARRGWARKQDILNTRSAESFLAALRER
- a CDS encoding serine protease produces the protein MFRPPLLVPALLCLLLAWPTPAGAEPRPSRADLQRVLELHTRSSVRVRGPQHAGPGIIVGADGQVLTAASHVGPDSAQVVHEGNTLTARVVLSSAALQVAVVAGPQGTWPAAPVRLAPEGLAGRWVVGVLPARKKGQRDTPKAAVAKDAPAPFFDVDLTLVPGSPLYDGDGRLVGVVVERRGRGARALPLSAVKAELASVDAP